The Microcoleus sp. FACHB-672 sequence GTTTTTTTAGTCGCTTTGAATCCTAGCAAATTTGCTTAAAAAAGCGAATTAATCAAGGTATTGACAAAGAATAAAATCTTGAATGTAAACTTAATTTTGTCTAAAAAGTTTAGGAGGTAAAGCTTTAATTTTTCAAATTTCCGTGATTTGAATTTTAAACATAGAGATTGAATTGTGTTAAAGCAGAGATTTTGAGTAAATTTTTTTGGCTTTATTTTCTTGAGTTCTGGCAGCACCCAGAGCGAGTCTGAAGGCTGTTGCTTTTGGGCCTGGGTGAGAGGGAGTTCGCTTCTACAGAAGAAATCCCAGTGAGAGCAAGCCGATTTTCCCCTTCACTTTAACTTGGCACGCTGCTGTTTTTTGACACACCGGCACTCAACTGCGCCGGCAGCCACTCCTGAACTGAGATTCTACCTTGGGAATTATGGTGCGCCACCGGCAAATTGTTACAATGTTTAACATCGTTACCTCTAGTCGGTTCCTAACTCATGGATGTCAAGACGGTATCACCTACCTCAGCCCAGTTGAATTCAGCGACAATGACCGAGCAGCCGATATCTGCAGCCACAACCCAGGAGGCAAGCTCGGCAGTTGCCACTATCACGGTTGAGAGTGAGCGCATCCCTAGAGTGGTGGAGCTAACAGACATCGTCGTGCCGGTGCCGACAGATAACTTTTCAGCAAATGCGTTGCAGTACGATGCAGTTGCGATTAACGAATATTACAGCTCCAGACCGCTGCCGGTGTGGAGGCGCAGGCTAAGCATTGTGTCAAAACTGGCTAGCTTTGGCCTGAATCTATGGTGGGATCGCCAAACCGGCAGATTGGTTAAAAATCAGCCGGCTAGAGCTGAGCAGTTGCGGAAAATGCTGACTCAGTTAGGCCCAGCCTTTATTAAAATTGGGCAAGCTTTATCAACGCGCCCCGACTTGGTGCCACCGGGTTATTTGGAAGAGTTGGCGAAATTGCAAGATCAACTGCCTCCCTTCCCCAACAAAATTGCCTACCAATTTATTGAAGAAGAACTCGGTGCTCACCCTAATGAAATTTATGCCGAACTTTCACTAGAGCCGGTGGCGGCGGCGTCCCTTGGGCAAGTTTACAAAGGCAAGCTGAAAACCGGCGAAACAGTTGCGGTGAAGGTACAACGACCCGGTTTAGCTGAAAGCATCACTTTAGATGTTTACATCTTGCGGCGGTTGGCTGGTTGGGCGCAAAGAAATATGAAACAAGTTCGCAGCGACTTAGTGGCAATTGCCGATGAGTTTGCCGCCCGCTTGTTTGAGGAAATGGACTACACCCACGAGGGTCATAATGCCGAACGGTTCGCCGAGTTATACGGCCATTTGAAAGACATTTACGTGCCTAAAATTTACTGGCCTTACACGGGCCGGCGGGTGCTGACAATGGAGTGGATCGACGGCACCAAACTAACCAATTTAGAATCGCTAAGCGCTCAAGGAATTGACGCTTCATACTTAATTGAATTAGGCGTTCAGTGTTCCCTGCGCCAGCTGCTAGAGCACGGCTTTTTCCACGCCGATCCCCATCCGGGCAATTTGATGGCAACGCGAGATGGGCAGTTAGCTTATCTCGACTTTGGCATGATGAGCGAGGTGAAACCTTATCAGCGTTACGGTTTAATTCAAGCCATTGTTCACCTCGTCAACCGCGACTTTGAAGGTTTGGCTCACGATTATGTGAAGCTAGAGTTTTTGACACCGGATACTGACCTGACGCCAATTATTCCAGCACTAGCCGGCGTGTTTGGTAATGCTTTGGGAGCAAGTGTTGCTGAGTTGAATTTCAAGAGCATTACTGACGAGTTGTCACAGGTGATGTATGACTATCCCTTCCGCGTGCCGGCTTATTACGCATTGATTATCCGGTCGCTGGTGACCTTAGAAGGGATTGCAATTAATGTCGATCCCAACTTTAAGGTACTCAGTAAAGCTTATCCTTATGTGGCAAAACGGCTGTTAACAGATACGTCTCCAGAATTGCGATCTTCTTTGCGGGATTTGCTGTTTAAGGAAGGTAGTTTCCGCTGGAACCGGCTGGAAAATTTATTAAAGAATGCGAAAAGCAGCGATGATTATGATATCAGTCAAGCGCTGAATCAAGCATTAGAATTTTTGTTCTCCGAACGGGGCGATTTCATTCGAGATTATTTGATTGATGAGATTGTTAAGACTTTAGATACTCTCTCGCGTCAAAGTTTTCAAAACGCGACTTCTGTTGTGGGAGAGTGGTTTGGTTTAAGGGTAAATAAGCCGGCGATGACTCCTGCAGAAGAGAAAAATATGGAGCATTTCCAACGCATTTTGGGAATTCTTCAAGAAACAAAAGGTTTCGATCCGGTAAAGGTGGCTTCAGTGCTTCCCCAGCTTATCCTCAAGCCAGAAACTCAGCGCATGGGTAAGCAAATTGCTGGCGGTTTAGCTCAGCGTGCTTTAGCGCGGTTGATTCGTGATGTTTTACTACGGGAAGAACCGATTAAAAGTAACGGTTACAATGGCAGTCAACAACGCGCCTTATCTCTGCCGGCTCAAAGAACAAAATAACCCAAAAATCCCACAGATGAAGTTATCAGCCGGTTAACTTCATCTGCGTTTATCTGCGGTAAAAAAAATCAACCTACTATTCTCTCACCGGCTAACTTCCTGCCATCCTATTTAAGTTAAACTCAGAGACATCGATTCTAACTGCATCGCTGCCATCTTAGCATGGGCACAATTCAAGAATGCCGCGAAATCAGGAAAAATATGTAACATGAATTAATAAAAGTTTCTGAGCAAAAACAAATAATTTCTAATCTTCAAATGCCGGCTTCAGCTCGATCACACTCACGATGCGGAATTTCCTCTCGCTTGTAACTGAGCAGCAAGCAATTCCAGTGTTCGTTTTTGCTGTTTAAGCTGTTCTTCTAACTCTTGAATTTGTTCGCGACGCGCTTCAAGTTCTATGGTGCGACGGGCGAGATCCTGACTTTGTAAGGTGAGGGACTGCCGCCAGTGTTCAACTCGCTCAGCTTCTTGCTGTAAGAATGCCGGCGAAAAACCTTTGCTTAAATATTGCTGGACTAAATCCAAAATCCAAGGAACGGCTTCTTGAATTTTCA is a genomic window containing:
- a CDS encoding ABC1 kinase family protein, yielding MDVKTVSPTSAQLNSATMTEQPISAATTQEASSAVATITVESERIPRVVELTDIVVPVPTDNFSANALQYDAVAINEYYSSRPLPVWRRRLSIVSKLASFGLNLWWDRQTGRLVKNQPARAEQLRKMLTQLGPAFIKIGQALSTRPDLVPPGYLEELAKLQDQLPPFPNKIAYQFIEEELGAHPNEIYAELSLEPVAAASLGQVYKGKLKTGETVAVKVQRPGLAESITLDVYILRRLAGWAQRNMKQVRSDLVAIADEFAARLFEEMDYTHEGHNAERFAELYGHLKDIYVPKIYWPYTGRRVLTMEWIDGTKLTNLESLSAQGIDASYLIELGVQCSLRQLLEHGFFHADPHPGNLMATRDGQLAYLDFGMMSEVKPYQRYGLIQAIVHLVNRDFEGLAHDYVKLEFLTPDTDLTPIIPALAGVFGNALGASVAELNFKSITDELSQVMYDYPFRVPAYYALIIRSLVTLEGIAINVDPNFKVLSKAYPYVAKRLLTDTSPELRSSLRDLLFKEGSFRWNRLENLLKNAKSSDDYDISQALNQALEFLFSERGDFIRDYLIDEIVKTLDTLSRQSFQNATSVVGEWFGLRVNKPAMTPAEEKNMEHFQRILGILQETKGFDPVKVASVLPQLILKPETQRMGKQIAGGLAQRALARLIRDVLLREEPIKSNGYNGSQQRALSLPAQRTK